The DNA sequence ATGTATCCGAGAGATTCCGGAAATGAATGGTCTTCGCGCATCCCGTAAAGTATTCTCGATGTCATTATGCTGCCGATAAGAACCGTGCTTGCGGTCGCAAAAAGCGCGATTATAGATAACAAAAAGCCTGTCGGCATAGCATACCCCAGTTTTACCGATGCTGTTGATACGGCAAGAGCAAGAGGCGCCTCAGAAACTGCAAGAGCCCCATAATCCGCCATGCTTACGGACACAATTGCGATAAGGATATAGATGACTGTCGCGCCAATTATTGAAATTATGAGCGCTTTTGGAACAACTTTTTTCGAATTGCGGATTTCCTCAGACATGTTAGCGATGCCTTCAAAACCGATGTAGGCAAAAAACATAAGCGATGAAGCGGCCACAATACCTTCAATTCCTTTGCTGAAATCAAAAATGTCCGCCATACCGAATTTTCCAATATATGTCATCCCAAGAGAGATTACAAACATAAGGCCAATAACCTGCACTATTGATGTCAGGACAACAAGCCGTGTTGAGAATTTCAAGCCGAGAAGATTTACAACCATGCAAAAAAAAAGCAACCCCACAGCAACTGGTATTTCAGGCAGCCCGGTAAGGCTATGAAAATAGCCGGCAAATCCTGTAGAAACAGTAGCCATTGCCGCTATCCCTGCAAAAATAGTAAGCCATCCGATGACAAAAGAGAACATTCTGTTTCGTGTTGCGTGCTTTGTAAAATTATATTCTGCGGCGTCTTTTGAGAATGCTGAAGAAAGCTCAGCGTATGAAAATCCTGAAAATAATGCAACAAAGCCGCCAATCACAAATGACAGCCAGAGCGCATTTCCCGCAAGCCCTGCCCCTTTTCCGATAAGGGCATAGATTCCCGCGCCTATTATGATGCCCATACCGTAGACCACTGCATCAAAAAGCGTAAGCTCTTTTTTCAGATGCTGGCGGATAAATCGCGATCTCATCAAATAATTATTGGCGCTGCGTTTATATATGGTTTAGAGTCGATTAATATTTAAAGATTACATTTGAAGAATAATGAGTTAAAAACGCGCTCAGGTAGTATAACCGGCTAGTATAGAGGCCTGTCACGCCTCTGATCCGGGTTCGAGCACAGTCGGTTTCTTTCTCTTTTTTCAAAAAAAAGAGAAAGACAAGTCCGGGTAGAAAGAGAAAAAACGATGACCTCAACTTTGTTGAGGCCAAAAATCCGGACACTGTCGAAAATCCCGGCCTGGGCGTAAGAGGAAAGGTTCAATTTATAGCGGGGTTTAAAATACCCTGCCGGAGAATTGAGCCGTATGAAACCTAAAGAAGATTTAAGAGAATTGATCTATAACCAAGATAGAAAGATTGACAACCTGATAAATCGCTTGAAAAATAACAAAGCAATCAGTGAAACAAATAAACAGCTTCTTCTGGACTTTAGAGAAAAATCGAGGTCAAAGCATCTGAGCAAATGCCGTATTGAAATACAACTTCAATCGCTTTATAGAATAGCTCCCTACGCGCCAGATGACTTAAAAAAAGCCACGCAAAAAGATGTGGAGAAAATAATGGCTGAGATTCTGGACAAACATTATAGTCCGTGGACTATTGAGACCATTAAGGCTGTTCTTAAAAGCTTTTTCAGATGGATGCGCGATGTCCCTAAAACAGATCCAGCGCCTATAGAAGTGCGCTGGATAGAAAGATGCACACCGCCAAATAAATTATCAAAAGAGGATCTAATCACCGAAGAAGACTTAACAAAGATGATTAACAGCACGCCAAACACAATGCACAAGGGCGCAATGTCCTCATTACATGAAGGCGCTATCCGCCCGGGAAGTGAATTCTTAGGAATGCGGATAAAAGATGTTTCGTTTTTTGAAGACTATGCAGTCATAAGAGTGCGGGGAAAAATGGAAAAGAAAAATGGTGATAGAGAAGTATATTTAGTGCGTAGCCATGATTTGCTTCGCGCATGGGTTGATAACCATCCATTCAAGAACGATCCAGAACATCCGTTATGGATAGTCACAACAGATATGAAAAAAAGGATTCGTCCTGAAGAGCATAAAGGCATCTGTTGGAACTGCGGACGCCAAAATGATCTGGAAAAGCTATTGCATCCTGAGCAACAGGTATCTTCAAACGGAAGAACAGACCCTTTGTGTTCTCGTTGCGAAGCAAATTTGAATCTTGAAAAATTATATGGCAAAGTTATTTCCCTTAAATATCTGAACAAAATACTGAAAGAAGCAG is a window from the Nanoarchaeota archaeon genome containing:
- a CDS encoding site-specific integrase; this translates as MKPKEDLRELIYNQDRKIDNLINRLKNNKAISETNKQLLLDFREKSRSKHLSKCRIEIQLQSLYRIAPYAPDDLKKATQKDVEKIMAEILDKHYSPWTIETIKAVLKSFFRWMRDVPKTDPAPIEVRWIERCTPPNKLSKEDLITEEDLTKMINSTPNTMHKGAMSSLHEGAIRPGSEFLGMRIKDVSFFEDYAVIRVRGKMEKKNGDREVYLVRSHDLLRAWVDNHPFKNDPEHPLWIVTTDMKKRIRPEEHKGICWNCGRQNDLEKLLHPEQQVSSNGRTDPLCSRCEANLNLEKLYGKVISLKYLNKILKEAAKKAGIKKRIYGYLFRHSGATILYGTIGEALAKRVMGHSADTRCARVYNHLNNDDLLDGVKRANGLPEDEKKIEPTGVCPKCSHPNGYGAATCSRCGMCLSLEAAIEVKIKEEDELEYKARSKKLLDFVENNPRLLKTLGEELEKAQAAGNTADSKEPPSITQVCGKDKIGNAV
- a CDS encoding amino acid permease: MRSRFIRQHLKKELTLFDAVVYGMGIIIGAGIYALIGKGAGLAGNALWLSFVIGGFVALFSGFSYAELSSAFSKDAAEYNFTKHATRNRMFSFVIGWLTIFAGIAAMATVSTGFAGYFHSLTGLPEIPVAVGLLFFCMVVNLLGLKFSTRLVVLTSIVQVIGLMFVISLGMTYIGKFGMADIFDFSKGIEGIVAASSLMFFAYIGFEGIANMSEEIRNSKKVVPKALIISIIGATVIYILIAIVSVSMADYGALAVSEAPLALAVSTASVKLGYAMPTGFLLSIIALFATASTVLIGSIMTSRILYGMREDHSFPESLGYIHPKNNVPYMSVLVTSIFAIVLAAVGNIMLLANLTNFAIFAAFFSVNFSLIILRTDASFKPKFRAPLSIGNISISAVVGAISCAILLSKSGNTAITYGSLIMLAGIIYFMSQNENP